DNA sequence from the Euzebyales bacterium genome:
CGATGGCCGCGAGCTGTGATGCCCCCGCGTACAGCACCGTGGAGAAGCCGAACACGCCGGCCGGCGCGACCCCGTGGTCGACCGCCGTGACGCTGGCGACGATGCCGAACGGGACCACGCCGATCAGCAGCGGCGCGATCGCGCGGGCGCCGTCCCATGCGGCACGGCGCACGGTCTGGCCCATTGGTTCCTCCTGGGGGACGAGGAACGACGGTACCCGTGCGCACCGCGCGGCGGAGGGCCGACGTGCGGTCCCGTCACCATCGCACCGCGGTGGCCGCCTGGACGCGCCACCGCTCGTGAGGTGGCTACACGCGGACGGCCGGCTCGGTCAGGTCGATGACGGGGGCGTCGTGGTGCGCACGAACGGTGTCGACCCCGGCCGGCCGTCACCGTGACGTGAGGTGCTTCTCGAAGAAGAGCTCGGCATAGGGGTTGCTGTTGTAGCGGGGGATGTCGCGGTACCCGGCACGGCGGTACATGGCGATGGCGTCGGTGAGCGCTCCGTTGGTGTCAAGCCGCACCGTGGCACAGCCGAGGGCGACCCCGTGCTCCTCGAGCGTGCGGAGCAGCCGCGCTCCGAGCCCGAGCCCCCGCATGGCATCGGCGATCCACATGCGCTTGATCTCGGCGATGCCGTCGCCCAGCACCTGGACGCCACCACACCCCGCCAGACGTCCGTCGACGCGTACCAGCACGAAACGTCCGGCCGGCATGGACAGCGCCGGTGCGTCGGCCTCGGTCGCGGCGCCGGGATCAAACCCGCCCGTGAACCGGCTGTCCAGCTCCTCGAAGTAGCGGGTCAGGGCCTCGCGGGCGTCAGGCGTCCGCGGATCGGTGAGCTCGAACGTCGCCTGCGCTGCGGCGAGCAGCCGGTCAGCCTCGCCGAGCGCGACGGCCAGGCGGTCGCGGTGGCGGGGCGCCAGCCCGTCGACGACGGCGGCCGCGAGGCGGTCAGCCCGCTCGTCGAGCCGGCTCCACTCGTCGCCGCCTTCGACGGTCAGCCGCGCGATGTGCTGCCTGGCGTCAGCCGGGTCGGCCACGACCTCGACGAGCCCGTCAGCCTCGAGCGCCCGCAGGATGCGGCTGAGGTAGCCGGAGTCCAGGTCCAGGTCGGCACGCAGGTCGCGGACCGCCATCGCGTCGTCAGGCCTGGTGCCGATCTCGAAGAGCACCCGGGCGTGGCCGAGCGGGCGGTCGAGGCCCAGGAACCGCTCCTCGAGGACGCCGATCCGCGTGGTGAACGACCGGTTGAACCTGCGCAGCACACCGACGTGGTCCATTGCGTCGATCATGTCCGATATCTCTGACTCAGGTCAGAGATTGCCGACGCGGAGGCATCGAGCGCCGGCTTTGCAGCGTTCCCACTGCGTGTCGGCCGTCGAGGGACCTAGCGTTGAGCGCCATGCGAAGGTTGTTCAGCTTCCCCGATCCCGTCAACGAGGTCTCCGCTCGCCTCGTCGCCGCGGGTGTCGTCATGCTGTGCGTCGCAACGCTCTCGGGCGCGACCTGGCTGCTTCCCGTGCTCGCGTACGGGTTCGTGGCGCGCGTCGCGACCGGCCCGAGGCTGAGCCCCCTCGGCCAGCTCGTGACCCGCGTCGTGACGCCGCGGCTGCCTGTGGCCCCACGACCGGTCCCCGGACCGCCCAAGCGGTTCGCGCAGGGCATCGGCGCCACCCTGTCGGTGACCGCTGTGGTCATGCACGTCGGCTTCGCCGCCACGGGCCCCGCGCTCGTGCTCGTCGGCATGATCGCGGTGGCCGCGACGCTCGAGTCGGCGTTCGGCCTGTGCCTGGGCTGCTGGCTGTTCGCCCGCCTCATCGACCTGGGGGTGATCCCGCCCCACGCGTGTGCGGCGTGCGCCGACCTGCGCCTGCACCCGTCGACGACGACCTGACACGCGGTAGGTGCGTAGGATCGGAGGTCCCACCGCGCCGAGGTGACGCATGACCACCGCGACCGACGCGTGGCCGCACCCCGCCTGGCGTCAGCTCCTCAATGTCGCCGCCTACGCGCTGGTCATCACGGTCAACGCGCTGGCCAACGCCCTGCCGATCAACGGCATCACCAGCGGCGCGGTGTCCGACCGCTATCCGACGTTCGTGACGCCGGCGGGCTACGTCTTCGTGATCTGGGGCGTCATCTACGCGCTGCTCGCGGTCTTCGTGGCCTGGCAGGCGCTGCCAGCCCAGCGCGACGACCAGCGGATGCAGCGGTTGGGGCTGGCGTTCGCGGCGAGCTGTGCGTGCAACGCAGCCTGGCTGTTCGCGTGGCACCACCTGCGGATCGAGCTCGCGTGGGCGCTGATCGTCGCGCTGCTCGTGACCCTGGTCGCGTGCTACGAGCGTGTGGGCGGCCCGGTCGGCTCGCGCATCGAGTGGCTGGCCGTGCGGCTGCCGTTCAGCGTCTACCTGGCATGGGTCACCGTCGCAACCATCGCCAACACCGCGATCGCCGCCGTCGACGTCGGCATCGACGGCGGCGCCGCAGCGCCACTGTGGGGTGCCGTCGCGCTGGCGGCCGCGTCCGCCGTCGGCCTGCTGATGCTGGCGCGCCGCGGCGACGTCGCGTTCGCGTTGGTGCTGGTGTGGGCGTTCACCGGGATCGCGGTGGCCCAGGCCGACCGCAGCGGACTGATCCCGGTGGTGGCCGGGACGGCGGCCGTGCTGCTCGCTGTGGCCGCGGCGGTCACCTGGCTGCCGTCACGCACACGCGCATGAGGCCTGGACGCGTGGGCCACAATGGCCGTTCCATGCCGGACCCGATCACGTCCCGATCGTCACAGTCCCACGAGGCGTCCCGATGACCGTCGCCTGGGTCCTCCTCGCGCTCGCGGCCGCCATGCTGCTCGCCAACGCGTTGTTCGTCGCCGCCGAGTTCAGCTTGGTGATGGTCGACCGCTCACAGGTGGCTGACGCCGCCAAGGAGGGCGACGAGACCGCGGCCGGCGTGCTCGAGGCGTTGCGGAGCCTGTCGACCCAGCTGTCCAGCGCGCAGCTCGGCATCACGGTGACCTCTCTGATCGTCGGCTACCTGGCCGAACCGTCCCTGGCCACATTGCTGCGCGGCCCGCTGTCCGCGCTCGGCGTCGCCGAGGGTGCGCTGCGGGGCATCGCCGTCACCGTCGCGCTGGTCGTCGCGACCGGGCTCCAGATGGTCCTCGGTGAGCTGGTTCCCAAGAACCTCGCGATCGCGCGACCGTGGCCGGTCGCGGCCCGCGTCGTCGGTCCCCAGCGGACCTTCACGCGCCTCGCCGGCTGGCTGATCCGGCTGCTGAACGGCAATGCCAACGCGATCGTCCGCCTGCTGGGCTTCGAGCCGCAGGAGGAGCTCGCGTCGGCCCGTGCGCCACAGGAGCTGCAGTCGCTGGTGCGGCGCTCGGCGGAGCTCGGCACGCTGCCGCGGCCGACTGCGGCACTGCTCGCGCGCGCCCTCGAGTTCGGCGAACGCTCCGCCGCCGACGCCATGACGCCCCGCGCGCGGGTGCAGTTCGTGGACGCCGAGACATCGGTCGCAGAGGTCCTCACCAAGGCCCGGCACAGCGGCCTGTCGCGCTTCCCCGTGACCGGCGAGGGCGGCTCGGACGACATCGTGGGTGTCGTCGACCTCCGCCACCTGCTACGGGTCCCACGGGAGGAGCGGTCGACGACGCCGGCGCGCGACGTCGCCGTCGAGCCGCTGTTCGTGCCCGAGGCGATCGAGCTCGATACGTTGCTGCGTCAGTTGCGCAACACGGGCACCAACCTTGCGGTCGTGGTCGACGAGTACGGCGGCACGGCGGGCATCGTGACGCTGGAGGACCTGATCGAGGAGCTGGTCGGCGAGGTCGAGGACGAGCACGACCAGCCGGTGGCGCGCGTGCGGCTGGGACGTGACGGCACCTACGTCGTCACCGGCCTCCTGCGCCCCGACGAGATCCGCGCACTCGGCGTCGAGGTGCCCGACGACGACGGCTACGACACCATCGCCGGCTTCATGGCGGACGCGCTCGACCGCCTGCCCGAGACGGACGACGAGGTCGACGTAGGCGACTGGACCATGCGGGTGATCCGCATGGACGGCCTGCGCGTCGACCGCGTCAAGGTCACACCGGTGATGCGTGACGAGGACGGCGCCGACGCCAGCGAGGACGCCGACGGGGTCACGACGTGAGCCTCGCAGCCGCCGTCATCGGGATGCTGCACCAGTGAGCGGCGCGGGTGCGCTGTGGCTCACCGCCGGGCTGCTGCTGGGCAACGCGTTCTTCGTGGGCGCGGAGTTCGCGCTGATCTCAGCGCGCCGGAGCCAGATCGAGCCGCTCGCGGCCGACGGACGGCGACGGGCACGGACGACGCTGTGGGCCATGGAGCGGGTATCACTGATGCTGGCGGGCGCGCAGCTCGGCATCACCGTCTGCTCGCTCAGCCTGGGCGCGGTCGGCGAGCCCGCGATCGCACACCTGCTGGAGGGTCCGTTCGAGGCACTGGGGATGCCAGAGTCGCTGCTGCACCCCGTCGCGTTCACGCTCGCGCTCGCGATCGTGGTCTACCTGCACATGGTCCTGGGCGAGATGGTCCCCAAGAACGTCGCCCTGGCGGCGCCGGAGCGGTCGGCGCTGCTGCTCGGCCCACTGCTGGCCACCATCGTCCGCATCGCCAAACCGGCGATCTGGCTGCTGAACGCGATCGCGAACGGCGTGCTGCGCCTGCTGCGGGTCGAGCCGCGCGACGAGGTGTCGTCGGCCTTCACCGCCGAGGAGGTCGCGGCGATGCTGTCCGAGTCCCGCCGGGAGGGGCTGCTCGACCACGAGGAGCACGAGCTGCTGACGGGCGCTCTGCAGTACGAGCGGGTACAGGCCCGGGACCTGCTCATGGGTCCGGACGATCTCGTGTCGCTCGACTGGCCGGTCACCGCGCAGCAGGTCGAGGACCTCGTGGCGCGGACAGGGTTCTCCCGGTTCCCTGTCCGCGACGAGGACGGCGCGCTCGTCGGCTACCTCCACGTCAAGGACGTGCTCGACCTCGAGCCCGACCAGCCGGTGCCCAACGGTCGCATCCGCGCGCTGCCGACCGTCGACGCCGACGCGACCGTCGACGACATCGTCGAGGAGCTGCAACGCACGGGCAGCCACCTCGGCAGGGTGAGCTCGGCTGATACCGTCCTGGGCGTGGTCACCCTCGAGGACGCAATCGAGGAGCTGATCGGCGAGGTCGTCGACGCCGCACACACCGGTGCGACGGGTTGAACGGCAACCCCGGCCGGCAGTGGACCGCCGGCCGGCGCGTCTTGGCCAAGGGGTCATGCAGCGATCCGGAGACATCGAGAGGCACAGGGCGATCGTCGTGCTCGTCGGCGCGCTCGTCGCCCTGGGTGCAATGCTGGCGCTGCGCGACCCGGGCGGACCGCCCGAGCCCCGGGCCACGGCGACGTCACCGGCGGTGCCCGAGGTGGCGGGTGCACCCGCCGAGCTGGCCGCGCCGGTCACACGCATCGCAACGGGCGCCTCCGTGCCCGACGCACTCACCCTGGTCGGGCACGTGCACACTGCGGTCGTCGCGCCGCCCGGACCCGACCGCATGCGCGCCGCCCACCTGGCCCACATGCTGCGGGCGCCACTGGTGATCGTCCGTGCGGGCGGGCCGGACGCTGGAGCGGGCGGCCGCAGCGAACACGCTGGTCGGGCCTCCGCCCGTCCGTCCGCGCAGGCGCGGTCCGAGGCCGCCGCCGCGATGCGGCGCATGGGGGTCGTCCGCGCGGTCCTGGTCGGCGACGCGGTCAGCGACCAGGCGGCCCGCGACGGCGGGGTGCGCGAGGTCGTGCGGCTCCGCCCGGCGACCCGCCGGCGGCCGACCGGCCGACAGCTCATCAGGTGGGCCGCGGGCGGCAGGGCGCCCGGGAAGCGCAACGACCCGGGCTTCGACGACCGCGCCGTGCAGGACCTGCTCGACACCCTGCCCGCACCGGCCCCACCGACCCGCGTCGCGGCGCTGGTCCGCCCCAGGGGGTACGAGGCGGTGCACGTGGCCCTGGCCGCGCGCGCGGTCGGGCACACCGTCGTCGCGACAGCCGCCCGCGACCTGCGCGGGGACGCCCGCCTGATCGACCGGCTGGCTGAGCTGTCACGGGATGGCGAGGCACCCCGGGTCGTCCTCGGCGGCGGCGGGATGGCGTCGCTGAAGCGTCGCGAGGTCGCCGCGCAGGTCGCCGTCGCGGCGACCGGCGTCCGGCTGCCGGGAGGCGGCCAGCTGGTGGTCGACCCGCACTTTCCGCACGCGCGGCGGTACGTCGGGCTGTACGGCGTGCCACAGTCGGCGGCCCTGGGGGCGCTGGGCGAGCAGCCGGTCGACGCGTCGGTCACGCGGACGCGCCGGCTCGTGCGCGAGTATCGGCAGGCCGTCGGCTCAATGGCCGACATCATCGGCTGCTTCGAGATCATCGCCACCATCGCCTCGAGCGCGGCCGGCCGCGATGGCAACTACGCAGACGAGCTGTCGATCGCCGATCTCGAGCCCGCCGTGCAGGCCGCGAGGCGGGCCGGGCTGTACGTGCTGCTCGACATCCAGCCAGGCCGCACCGACTTCCTCACCCAGGCACGGCGGTACCGCAGGCTGTTGCGCCGCCCCCACGTCGGGCTCGCCCTCGATCCCGAGTGGCGGCTGCGACCTGGTGAGAAGCACCTCGAGCAGATCGGCTCGGTCGACATCGACGAGGTCAACGAGGTGGCCGGGTGGCTCGCCGACCTGACCCGACGCCGGCGGCTGCCGCAGAAGATGCTTCTCATCCACCAGTTCCGCCTGTCGATGGTGCGCGGGCGCGAGCGGCTCGACACCAGCCGCGACGAGCTGGCCTACGTGATCCAGATGGACGGGCAGGGGCCGCAGGGCAGCAAGCTCGAGACCTGGAACGCCATCACCGCCGCACCGCCGGACGGCGTCCACTTCGGCTGGAAGAACTTCTACGACGAGGACACGCCGATGCGCTCACCCGAGGCGACGATGGCGCTCACACCGCCGCCGGTCTTCGTGTCGTACCAGTGACGTCAGGCGGAGGCGCGCGGCCCGATCACGCGCCGACCGGTGATGCGATCGATGTCGAGCCGCACCAGCTGCTCGTCCGCGCCGGCCGCCCACGACGCCAGGT
Encoded proteins:
- a CDS encoding AzlC family ABC transporter permease; this translates as MGQTVRRAAWDGARAIAPLLIGVVPFGIVASVTAVDHGVAPAGVFGFSTVLYAGASQLAAIEVLGRGAPPLVAIGTVAIITCGSSCTRRSSHRTWPTSDSCPGSAPRTS
- a CDS encoding helix-turn-helix domain-containing GNAT family N-acetyltransferase, producing MIDAMDHVGVLRRFNRSFTTRIGVLEERFLGLDRPLGHARVLFEIGTRPDDAMAVRDLRADLDLDSGYLSRILRALEADGLVEVVADPADARQHIARLTVEGGDEWSRLDERADRLAAAVVDGLAPRHRDRLAVALGEADRLLAAAQATFELTDPRTPDAREALTRYFEELDSRFTGGFDPGAATEADAPALSMPAGRFVLVRVDGRLAGCGGVQVLGDGIAEIKRMWIADAMRGLGLGARLLRTLEEHGVALGCATVRLDTNGALTDAIAMYRRAGYRDIPRYNSNPYAELFFEKHLTSR
- a CDS encoding DUF4395 domain-containing protein, whose amino-acid sequence is MRRLFSFPDPVNEVSARLVAAGVVMLCVATLSGATWLLPVLAYGFVARVATGPRLSPLGQLVTRVVTPRLPVAPRPVPGPPKRFAQGIGATLSVTAVVMHVGFAATGPALVLVGMIAVAATLESAFGLCLGCWLFARLIDLGVIPPHACAACADLRLHPSTTT
- a CDS encoding TspO/MBR family protein produces the protein MTTATDAWPHPAWRQLLNVAAYALVITVNALANALPINGITSGAVSDRYPTFVTPAGYVFVIWGVIYALLAVFVAWQALPAQRDDQRMQRLGLAFAASCACNAAWLFAWHHLRIELAWALIVALLVTLVACYERVGGPVGSRIEWLAVRLPFSVYLAWVTVATIANTAIAAVDVGIDGGAAAPLWGAVALAAASAVGLLMLARRGDVAFALVLVWAFTGIAVAQADRSGLIPVVAGTAAVLLAVAAAVTWLPSRTRA
- a CDS encoding hemolysin family protein, whose translation is MTVAWVLLALAAAMLLANALFVAAEFSLVMVDRSQVADAAKEGDETAAGVLEALRSLSTQLSSAQLGITVTSLIVGYLAEPSLATLLRGPLSALGVAEGALRGIAVTVALVVATGLQMVLGELVPKNLAIARPWPVAARVVGPQRTFTRLAGWLIRLLNGNANAIVRLLGFEPQEELASARAPQELQSLVRRSAELGTLPRPTAALLARALEFGERSAADAMTPRARVQFVDAETSVAEVLTKARHSGLSRFPVTGEGGSDDIVGVVDLRHLLRVPREERSTTPARDVAVEPLFVPEAIELDTLLRQLRNTGTNLAVVVDEYGGTAGIVTLEDLIEELVGEVEDEHDQPVARVRLGRDGTYVVTGLLRPDEIRALGVEVPDDDGYDTIAGFMADALDRLPETDDEVDVGDWTMRVIRMDGLRVDRVKVTPVMRDEDGADASEDADGVTT
- a CDS encoding hemolysin family protein, with amino-acid sequence MSGAGALWLTAGLLLGNAFFVGAEFALISARRSQIEPLAADGRRRARTTLWAMERVSLMLAGAQLGITVCSLSLGAVGEPAIAHLLEGPFEALGMPESLLHPVAFTLALAIVVYLHMVLGEMVPKNVALAAPERSALLLGPLLATIVRIAKPAIWLLNAIANGVLRLLRVEPRDEVSSAFTAEEVAAMLSESRREGLLDHEEHELLTGALQYERVQARDLLMGPDDLVSLDWPVTAQQVEDLVARTGFSRFPVRDEDGALVGYLHVKDVLDLEPDQPVPNGRIRALPTVDADATVDDIVEELQRTGSHLGRVSSADTVLGVVTLEDAIEELIGEVVDAAHTGATG